A region from the Brachyspira hampsonii genome encodes:
- the rsxA gene encoding electron transport complex subunit RsxA — MVNLILLFVATVLVNNFVLTKFLGICPFLGVSNKLDSAISMGIAVTFVLVLTAAVSWMIQYYILVPFKIEFLQTILFIIVIAALVQFVEMVVRKTSESLYLALGIFLPLITTNCCVLGLALFGVLYKYNFIQNIVFALGAGVGFTLALVIMASIRERLMTADIPEAFKGPAMPFITAGILALIFYGFSGIIKI; from the coding sequence ATGGTTAATTTAATTTTATTATTTGTAGCAACTGTTTTAGTTAATAATTTCGTTTTAACTAAATTTTTAGGTATATGTCCGTTTTTAGGCGTATCCAACAAATTAGATTCAGCAATAAGTATGGGTATTGCCGTTACTTTCGTATTGGTTTTGACTGCTGCTGTTAGCTGGATGATACAATACTATATATTAGTACCTTTTAAAATAGAATTTTTACAAACTATACTTTTCATTATAGTAATTGCGGCTTTGGTACAATTTGTTGAAATGGTTGTAAGAAAAACAAGCGAAAGTTTATATTTGGCTTTAGGTATATTCCTTCCTCTTATTACTACTAACTGCTGTGTATTAGGATTAGCTTTATTTGGAGTTTTATATAAATATAACTTTATACAAAATATAGTATTCGCTTTAGGTGCAGGAGTTGGCTTTACATTAGCTTTAGTTATAATGGCTAGTATAAGAGAGCGTTTAATGACTGCAGATATACCGGAAGCTTTCAAAGGTCCTGCTATGCCTTTCATCACAGCAGGTATACTTGCACTTATTTTCTATGGTTTTTCCGGAATAATAAAAATATGA